The Aestuariibius sp. HNIBRBA575 nucleotide sequence TTCTGGTCAACGACTTAAACGAATTGGTGCGCCTTGATGCGTCGGATGGATCGCCGATCTGGCGCGTTCAGTTGCCGGTCTTCGAAGAAAACCGTGCCCGGCGTCAAAAAACCAATCACGCCCATTACGGCCCGGTTTTGGCAGGTGGGCGGCTGTTGGTCGCGTCTTCGGACGGGGTTCTGCGCCAGTTCGATCCCACCTCTGGCGCTCAGATCGGCAGCGTCGATATTCCCGGCGGGGCCACCACAAATCCTGCCGTGGCAGGGGACAGTCTTTATGTTGTCAATCGGCGCGGACAACTTTTGTCTTTCAGATAAGACAAAAGACGTGTATCGCACCGCCTTCGGAGCATTTGGTTCCGCATAATTTGGCTCTTGGGATCTGTTTCTCACTCAGAGCCGTGATCGGAGTCTGAGGCATGAGCTTTTCGCTGGCCATTGTAGGGCGGCCCAATGTGGGCAAGTCCACGCTGTTTAACCGCCTTGTTGGCAAAAAACTGGCGCTGGTGGATGACCAGCCCGGTGTGACGCGCGATCTGCGCGAAGGGGCGGCGCGTCTGGGCGATCTGCGATTCACCGTGATTGACACGGCCGGTCTGGAAGAAGCCACCGACGAAAGCCTGCAGGGCCGGATGCGCAAACTGACCGAACGCGCCGTGCAAATGGCCGATATCTGTCTGTTTATGATCGACGCCCGTGTGGGCGTGACCCCGACCGACGAAGTGTTCGCCGATATCCTGCGCAAGAAAAACGCCAATGTCATTCTGGCCGCCAACAAAGGCGAAGGCCGCGCCGCGGATGGGGGCGTGCTTGAGGCATATGCATTGGGGCTTGGAGAACCGCTGCGCCTGTCGGCGGAACATGGCGAAGGCATGGATGATCTGCGCGAAATGCTGCGCCCCCTTGCCGAAGAATTCGCCGAACGGGACGCTGCCGCCGCACCGGAAACGGATGTGGATGTGTCCGATGACGACGCAGAGGACGGCCCGCGTGTTCCAACCCAGGCCAAGCCATTGCAGGTGGCCGTTGTTGGGAGACCAAATGCGGGTAAATCCACGCTGATCAACAAAATTCTCGGCGAAGAGCGTCTGCTGACCGGACCAGAAGCCGGGATCACCCGCGATTCCATTTCGTTGCAGATCGACTGGAACGACACCCCGATGCGGGTGTTTGATACCGCCGGGATGCGTAAACGCGCTAAGGTTCAGAATAAACTGGAAAAACTGTCCGTTTCTGATGGTGTGCGCGCGGTTAAATTTGCCGAAGTCGTGGTGATACTACTGGATGCCGAGATTCCATTTGAACAACAGGATCTGCGCATCGCCGATTTGGCCGAACGCGAAGGCCGCGCTGTTGTCGTTGCGGTGAACAAATGGGACATCGAAACTGACAAACAGGAAAAACTGAAATCCCTGCGCGAAAGCTTTGAACGGTTGTTGCCGCAATTGCGCGGTGCGCCTTTGGTGACGGTGTCGGCCAAAACCGGCCGTGGGCTGGACCGGCTGCATGACGCGATCATGCGCGCGCACGAAGTTTGGAACCGTCGGGTATCAACCGCACGTCTGAACCAATGGTTGGCCGCGATGATCACCGCGCATCCGCCCCCCGCGCCGGGTGGCCGTCGCATCCGGCTGCGCTATATGACCCAAGTGAAAACCCGGCCACCGGCCTTTGTGGTGATGTGTTCGCTGCCTGAGAAGCTGCCCGAAAGCTATTCACGTTATCTGATCAACGGATTGCGCGAAGATTTCGATATGCCGGGCACGCCGATCCGGCTGACCATGCGGTCCCAAGCAGATCAGAACCCCTATAAAAACAAAAAGAAATCAACACCTTCGCGTTTGCGAAAACATCTGGGCAAAGGCCCCGCTGACGGCAAGGGTTAGACAATTCTCAAAGGGTCGCATCACGCGGCCCTTTGACTTTTTTCGGGCAATTTGTCTGTTGCAGGGGCAAGGTCAGGAAACACTGACTTGATCCAATGTGTAGAAACGTCACTGTGTCGCCATGAAAAGAATTGCGATATTTTGTGACGGGACGTGGAACCGGGCCTATGCGCCGTTTCCCACCAATGTTGTGCAGTTGGCGCAGTCGGTCAAACTGACCGCTGACGATGGCATGAGCCAACACGTGTTTTATCAAATGGGCGTGGGCACGGGGCGCGGGTCCAATGCGGTGGCGCGCAAATTGGATAAATGGGTTGGCGGCGTGATGGGCTGGGGGCTGATCGAAAACGTCGAAGACGCCTATCGCACTTTGGTGTTTTGTTACGAACCCGGAGATGAGATTTATATTTTCGGATTTTCGCGCGGGGCGTTTACGGCGCGATCTCTTGCGGGGTTGATCCGATCCTGTGGTATCCCGCCGCGCGAACATGTCCACCGCATTCCCGAAGCGATCAACCGCTATCGGTCCCGCGACAAAGACACCCATCCCCGCCATTCCGACAGCTACGCCTGGCGGGCGGATTTTGCCCCCTTTACCGCGACATCGCAGGATGAATTTGACTGGCGGCTCAAAAATCGTCCGCATATGTGCACCGTGTTAAACATCGCCTATTTGGGGGTTTGGGACACGGTTGGCGCGCTGGGTGTGCCGGGATTTCTGCATTCCGCGCCTTTGTTGAACAAAGGTCATCAGTTTCATGATGCGGCGCTGTCTGGTTCGGTGAAAACCGCCCGTCACGCGGTGGCGATTGACGAACATCGCCCCACTTTTCCGCCTGCGTTGTGGAAAAATATCGAATACCGAAATGAAACCAGCCTAGGGCCGGGTTGGCACGATGCCCCGCGCGAAACGTGGCCCTATCGACAGGAATGGTTTCCCGGCGATCATGGTTCCGTGGGCGGGGGCGGCGACATTGCCGGATTGTCGTCCTATACGTTGGAATGGATCGCCGAAGGCGCGGCCAAGGCGGGGCTCAGCCTGCGGCAGGACAAGTTGGCGCGGTTTTATGTGGATCAGAAAATCGACGCAGCCCTGATCAACAAAAAGAAATCCGGTGGATTGGCGGCCAAAATCCTGCGTGCCAAAAAGGCATTTCGGCTGGGCCCTGATGATGTGGAAATGGTATCAGACGTGGCTAAAATGCGGGTGTCAAAGGTTGCGAATTACCGCCCCAGCGTGTTGGGTAAGGTGCTGGAAAAGATCAAAAAATAGCGGCGAGGGACCCCGCCGCTATTGTGGCGATTTAGGCCAATTTGCCGTCTGGGGTGATCTTGGTTTTGCCACCCAGATAACCATGCAACGCGGCAGGTAAGTCAACGGATCCATCCGCTTGTTGGCCGTTTTCCAACACGGCGATTAAGCAGCGCCCAACAGCCAGCCCTGACCCGTTCAACGTGTGCAGGAATTGTGGCTTGCCGCCATCCTCAGGCTTAAAGCGGGCATTCATCCGGCGGGCTTGGTAATCGCCACAGGTCGAAATCGAACTGATTTCACGATAGGCGTTTTGACCGGGCAGCCAGACTTCGATGTCGTGGGTGCGACGCGCACCGGCGCCCATATCGCCCGTGCACAACACCACTGTGCGATAGGGCAGGTCCAGCTTTTCCAGAATACCTTCGGCGCATTTGGTCATGCGCAGATGTTCCGCGTCGGATTGATCCGGATGTGTGACCGACACCATTTCAACCTTTTCAAATTGGTGCTGACGCAACATGCCTGATGTGTCGCGCCCGGCACTGCCTGCTTCGGAACGGAAACAGTTTGTGTGGGCCACATAGCGGCGAGGCAGGTAATCATGATTAACGGTCAAGCCGTTGACAATATTGGTCAATGTGACCTCAGCCGTTGGGATCAGCCACCAGCCATTTGTGGTTTTATAGCTGTCTTCGCCAAATTTTGGCAGCTGGCCGGTGCCATACATCATGTCTTCGCGCACCAAAACGGGGGTGATGGTTTCGGTCAGGCCGTTTTCGTCCACATGTGTGTCCAGCATCATCTGGGCCAGCGCGCGGTGCAGACGGGCGATGGACCCGGACAACAGCACAAAGCGGCTGCCGGACAATTTGGCGGCGGTTTCGAAATCCATGCCCCCCTGAACGGCGGGGATGTCGTAATGTTCAACCGGATCGAAATCCAAGTTGCGCGGGCTTCCCCAACGGGCGATTTCCACATTGTCGGCTTCGTCTGCGCCATCCGGGATATCATCATAGGGCAGGTTGGGTAGGCCCATCAGCAGATCATTCAGCGCCACGTCTTCGGCTTTGGCTTCGTCGTTCAGGCGGGCAATGTCGGCCTTTTTCTCGGCGACCAGCGCACGCAGACGTTCAAATTCGGCCTCATCGCCACGGCCCTTGGCGGCACCCACTTCTTTGGACGCTTTGTTGGCGTCGGCCTTGGCGGTTTCGGCGGCCTGAATTTTGGCTCGCCGGGATTCATCCAGCTTCAAAACCTCAGATGACGGATTTTCAAGCCCACGACGCGACAGCGCCGCATCAAAAGCGGCCGGATTTTCACGAATGGATTTGATGTCATGCATCGGTTTGTCCTCTGGGTTGTTTGCGCGTTTGATATGCCCCAACACGGCATAGGGGGAAAGGGAAAAGTCCCGCCCTGATACCCCTAGAAAGTGTCAGAAGTCTTGTGATCCATTGTTTCAGTGCAAATTGCCCCCACATGAAGGCAGGTATTGCACCGACTCACGTTGCACTTCTGGGTTTCGCGAATTAACGTGCCCCGACTTTTGCGGGGGGACCCGCCTGATAAATGAGGATATCCATGGAAGCCTTTGGCCAATTCGTCCCACTGATACTGATCTTTGCAATCATGTATTTCTTGCTGATCCGTCCGCAGCAAAAAAAGGTCAA carries:
- a CDS encoding DUF2235 domain-containing protein gives rise to the protein MKRIAIFCDGTWNRAYAPFPTNVVQLAQSVKLTADDGMSQHVFYQMGVGTGRGSNAVARKLDKWVGGVMGWGLIENVEDAYRTLVFCYEPGDEIYIFGFSRGAFTARSLAGLIRSCGIPPREHVHRIPEAINRYRSRDKDTHPRHSDSYAWRADFAPFTATSQDEFDWRLKNRPHMCTVLNIAYLGVWDTVGALGVPGFLHSAPLLNKGHQFHDAALSGSVKTARHAVAIDEHRPTFPPALWKNIEYRNETSLGPGWHDAPRETWPYRQEWFPGDHGSVGGGGDIAGLSSYTLEWIAEGAAKAGLSLRQDKLARFYVDQKIDAALINKKKSGGLAAKILRAKKAFRLGPDDVEMVSDVAKMRVSKVANYRPSVLGKVLEKIKK
- the serS gene encoding serine--tRNA ligase, yielding MHDIKSIRENPAAFDAALSRRGLENPSSEVLKLDESRRAKIQAAETAKADANKASKEVGAAKGRGDEAEFERLRALVAEKKADIARLNDEAKAEDVALNDLLMGLPNLPYDDIPDGADEADNVEIARWGSPRNLDFDPVEHYDIPAVQGGMDFETAAKLSGSRFVLLSGSIARLHRALAQMMLDTHVDENGLTETITPVLVREDMMYGTGQLPKFGEDSYKTTNGWWLIPTAEVTLTNIVNGLTVNHDYLPRRYVAHTNCFRSEAGSAGRDTSGMLRQHQFEKVEMVSVTHPDQSDAEHLRMTKCAEGILEKLDLPYRTVVLCTGDMGAGARRTHDIEVWLPGQNAYREISSISTCGDYQARRMNARFKPEDGGKPQFLHTLNGSGLAVGRCLIAVLENGQQADGSVDLPAALHGYLGGKTKITPDGKLA
- the der gene encoding ribosome biogenesis GTPase Der → MSFSLAIVGRPNVGKSTLFNRLVGKKLALVDDQPGVTRDLREGAARLGDLRFTVIDTAGLEEATDESLQGRMRKLTERAVQMADICLFMIDARVGVTPTDEVFADILRKKNANVILAANKGEGRAADGGVLEAYALGLGEPLRLSAEHGEGMDDLREMLRPLAEEFAERDAAAAPETDVDVSDDDAEDGPRVPTQAKPLQVAVVGRPNAGKSTLINKILGEERLLTGPEAGITRDSISLQIDWNDTPMRVFDTAGMRKRAKVQNKLEKLSVSDGVRAVKFAEVVVILLDAEIPFEQQDLRIADLAEREGRAVVVAVNKWDIETDKQEKLKSLRESFERLLPQLRGAPLVTVSAKTGRGLDRLHDAIMRAHEVWNRRVSTARLNQWLAAMITAHPPPAPGGRRIRLRYMTQVKTRPPAFVVMCSLPEKLPESYSRYLINGLREDFDMPGTPIRLTMRSQADQNPYKNKKKSTPSRLRKHLGKGPADGKG